A genomic window from Candidatus Zixiibacteriota bacterium includes:
- a CDS encoding ABC transporter permease subunit encodes MTRSNTDKTKMKKFSLMLFYIYIIVVLTAFIWPYFTESSSAGSFSLPSPEEKIPSLSHPFGLDDLGHDVLSVVLSGFKTSFVSGLLATALFLVVGLVMGIFIGFEDNPLAGFAGGISNSLNSVPKFFALFIGFIIIGTYKPFLLMAMLGILCAPRLAEILRFKISHYRKEDFYDAAIALGLSPFTVIWKHIIWYNTRKSIFSELAYMFGYAILSEATLSFILLGSPGRGWHSWGTIINNELSSFSAFIYNLFNPSVRVDLITDNPLKFLMPFAALVLTVMLFSVLSRKFSEEE; translated from the coding sequence ATGACGCGCTCTAATACAGACAAAACCAAAATGAAAAAGTTTAGCCTGATGCTTTTTTATATTTATATTATTGTAGTGCTAACTGCCTTTATCTGGCCGTATTTTACAGAATCATCATCTGCCGGCAGTTTTTCGCTGCCGTCGCCGGAGGAAAAAATACCCAGCTTGTCTCACCCTTTTGGATTGGATGATTTAGGTCATGATGTTCTAAGCGTTGTCCTTTCCGGTTTCAAAACAAGCTTTGTAAGCGGTTTATTAGCGACTGCTTTATTTCTCGTTGTTGGTCTTGTGATGGGCATTTTTATTGGCTTCGAGGATAATCCTTTAGCCGGTTTTGCCGGCGGCATATCCAACAGCTTAAACTCGGTACCCAAGTTTTTCGCTTTGTTTATAGGCTTTATCATAATTGGTACCTACAAGCCGTTCTTGTTGATGGCCATGCTTGGCATATTATGCGCGCCGCGTTTAGCAGAGATACTCAGGTTTAAAATTTCGCACTATCGGAAAGAGGATTTTTACGATGCGGCAATCGCCTTAGGTCTTTCGCCATTCACTGTTATCTGGAAGCATATTATATGGTACAACACCAGAAAATCGATATTTTCCGAACTGGCTTATATGTTTGGTTATGCCATATTAAGCGAAGCTACCTTATCTTTTATATTGCTTGGTTCCCCCGGACGGGGATGGCATAGCTGGGGCACTATAATTAATAATGAACTATCAAGTTTTTCTGCATTCATTTACAACTTATTCAACCCCTCTGTGAGGGTCGATTTGATTACCGATAACCCGCTTAAATTTCTTATGCCATTTGCCGCCTTAGTCCTTACGGTTATGCTGTTTTCCGTTCTCTCCCGTAAATTCAGCGAGGAGGAGTAA
- a CDS encoding PD40 domain-containing protein has translation MKIRLLITWMTVLLIAGTALSDELIDFVDKPRLLNTGEAGQGENHFRPRWSGDGSWLSFELIDDNSLRVFTTVPGSDFIYECRSKQKDSYSGALDLFGGGNSGKLAITRLSWAKQPFNNTAMFCFVDNGVLYKSFAFISGDKPSVAPIGQFISSAKMTGVGKKNGLFIPELGYTPLKGQPPVVFTDNDTGKLFAITEMQNLVQMTFSKPDEAFSDYCAKFKPVDNAAIVFMRAYEGNSELYLIEDITHPEESLKLLLSWKKSDEVAPNWSPDGKKIAFYSNRHKNGSSKKQWDLYYMDLSAGGEPTLLASNIRPDNIDEKIAPPYIGPQWMGDDVIIFISDDKPNKDPMMYVQLSTGSIEILPVGTILNDCPNVYDAGDGTYLLAYTTFGKKTTDLTQPDITNKIYYAKMIFSE, from the coding sequence ATGAAAATTCGTTTGTTAATAACATGGATGACAGTATTGTTGATTGCCGGTACGGCATTATCAGATGAGCTTATAGATTTTGTAGATAAGCCGCGCTTATTAAACACCGGCGAGGCGGGACAAGGAGAAAATCATTTCCGTCCCCGATGGAGCGGCGACGGCAGCTGGCTGTCTTTTGAGTTAATTGACGACAACTCCTTGCGAGTGTTTACAACGGTACCAGGTTCTGATTTCATATATGAATGCCGCAGCAAGCAGAAAGACAGCTATTCCGGCGCTTTAGATTTATTCGGCGGCGGCAACAGCGGCAAGCTTGCTATTACACGTTTATCGTGGGCTAAACAGCCATTTAATAATACGGCTATGTTTTGTTTTGTCGATAACGGCGTATTATATAAATCATTCGCTTTTATTTCGGGTGATAAACCGTCAGTAGCGCCTATCGGACAATTTATTTCAAGCGCAAAAATGACGGGAGTTGGCAAAAAGAACGGTTTGTTTATCCCCGAACTCGGCTATACTCCACTTAAGGGGCAGCCGCCGGTAGTTTTTACCGACAACGACACAGGCAAGCTTTTTGCAATAACCGAGATGCAGAATTTAGTGCAGATGACTTTTAGTAAACCGGATGAAGCGTTTTCTGATTACTGCGCCAAATTCAAACCGGTTGACAACGCCGCCATTGTTTTTATGCGGGCTTATGAGGGCAACTCGGAGCTTTACTTGATTGAGGATATTACTCATCCCGAAGAAAGTTTAAAATTACTTTTAAGCTGGAAAAAATCGGATGAAGTAGCGCCCAACTGGTCGCCGGATGGTAAAAAGATAGCTTTCTATTCTAATCGCCATAAAAATGGCAGCAGTAAAAAACAGTGGGACCTTTATTATATGGACCTGTCGGCCGGCGGTGAACCAACGCTGTTAGCATCGAATATCCGGCCTGATAATATAGACGAGAAAATTGCGCCCCCCTATATCGGGCCGCAATGGATGGGCGATGATGTGATAATATTTATCAGCGATGACAAACCCAACAAGGACCCTATGATGTATGTTCAATTGTCCACCGGCAGTATTGAGATTTTACCGGTGGGAACGATTCTTAATGATTGTCCTAATGTATATGATGCCGGCGATGGCACCTATCTTCTGGCATATACGACTTTTGGAAAGAAAACTACAGACCTGACGCAGCCGGATATAACAAATAAAATATACTATGCAAAAATGATATTCAGCGAGTGA
- a CDS encoding ABC transporter ATP-binding protein, which produces MSNNEIILNGTGLSKSFASNAGFSLFSKSQVKALQDVDITIHRGEKIGLIGRSGSGKSTLIRCLAKLITPDKGRIFFMGKDVTSMPLKQFKNMRKYIQVIFQNNYSALNPGMKIREMLHETAKLSGYNNGIDQLIEGQMDKVSLSTALLERYPRELSGGECRRIGIAMIDLISPDLLLADEPVTALDYINKWEILSLFEKLNKEKNLALLIATHDLEAMLEIVNRVIVMYGGIIVEMLPIEQLWECCHPHTVELVRYHGFLKNKLTVDVLSSYNSKTKDLSAESIKTGCVFVNNCQRYQILGKPEICREKQPPLTDNGNEHKTACYFYNKVEE; this is translated from the coding sequence ATGAGTAATAACGAAATAATATTGAACGGTACTGGGCTTTCCAAGAGCTTTGCCTCGAATGCTGGTTTTAGCCTGTTTTCGAAAAGTCAGGTTAAGGCTTTGCAGGATGTTGATATTACAATACATCGGGGTGAGAAAATCGGACTTATCGGCAGAAGCGGTTCGGGCAAGTCGACCTTGATTCGCTGTTTGGCAAAATTAATTACACCTGATAAAGGCCGGATATTTTTCATGGGAAAAGATGTAACATCTATGCCGCTCAAGCAATTTAAGAATATGAGAAAGTATATTCAAGTGATTTTCCAGAATAATTACTCAGCTTTGAATCCGGGTATGAAAATCAGAGAAATGCTTCATGAAACTGCCAAGCTAAGCGGCTATAACAACGGCATTGACCAGCTAATTGAGGGACAGATGGATAAGGTAAGCCTTTCGACGGCTCTGCTTGAAAGGTATCCGCGTGAGCTATCAGGCGGAGAATGCCGCCGTATCGGTATAGCCATGATCGACCTTATAAGCCCCGATTTATTATTAGCGGATGAGCCGGTTACTGCTTTGGATTATATCAACAAATGGGAAATCCTGTCGCTTTTTGAGAAGCTGAATAAAGAAAAAAACCTTGCCCTTTTAATAGCCACTCACGATTTGGAAGCGATGCTGGAAATTGTCAACCGGGTTATTGTTATGTATGGTGGAATAATAGTCGAGATGCTCCCAATTGAACAGCTCTGGGAATGCTGTCATCCTCATACGGTTGAATTGGTCAGGTATCACGGCTTTTTAAAAAATAAGTTGACAGTTGATGTTCTATCGTCATATAATTCTAAGACAAAGGACTTATCGGCTGAAAGTATCAAGACAGGCTGTGTATTTGTCAATAATTGTCAGAGGTATCAGATTTTAGGGAAACCGGAGATATGCAGGGAAAAACAACCTCCGCTGACTGATAATGGAAACGAGCACAAAACAGCTTGTTATTTTTATAATAAGGTAGAAGAGTAA
- a CDS encoding ABC transporter ATP-binding protein: MTEDFLIKLTNLSVRLADSNALKYLVRHSELELHNEKAVGLVGESGSGKTLTVSSILGIISFLPGITSGELQLNYDGNKANIWNDAPWRNHPEAKLEGLSDADFNRKEYFLWQRKIASRMKRYRGKKISIIFQRAKTSLNPFLTIKNQIYESLTIAGEAKDYDRMLEWLANCGFTLNEAKRIAGMYPHQLSGGQAQRAMMAVTLSSQATTIIADEPTTGLDAKLQVETLVFIKRMLDQHKRSAVIVSHNLYSVSKFTDVCYVMYRGLTVEKGPTSKILKPAGDNHPYTRKLREGVEKNRQIGRIVTGEITGCPFYPNCDLYKKMASSEQAKCREELPPKINIDSNHFIRCWAFDE, encoded by the coding sequence ATGACGGAAGACTTCTTGATAAAGCTGACTAACCTGTCTGTCAGGCTGGCAGATTCAAACGCGCTGAAGTATTTAGTGAGGCATTCCGAACTGGAACTTCATAACGAGAAAGCAGTGGGCTTAGTGGGTGAATCAGGCAGCGGCAAGACGCTTACAGTAAGCTCAATTTTAGGGATAATTTCGTTTTTACCGGGCATCACCAGCGGCGAGCTGCAGCTGAATTATGACGGCAATAAAGCGAATATATGGAATGACGCTCCTTGGAGAAATCATCCTGAGGCTAAGCTGGAGGGGTTATCGGATGCTGACTTTAACCGCAAAGAGTATTTTTTATGGCAGAGGAAAATCGCCTCAAGGATGAAACGGTATAGAGGCAAAAAAATCAGCATTATTTTCCAGCGGGCTAAAACAAGTCTAAATCCGTTCTTAACAATCAAAAACCAAATATATGAATCATTGACCATAGCGGGCGAGGCAAAAGATTATGACCGCATGCTTGAATGGCTTGCCAATTGCGGGTTTACTTTAAATGAGGCAAAACGGATTGCCGGGATGTATCCGCATCAGCTTTCTGGCGGCCAGGCTCAGAGGGCTATGATGGCGGTTACTTTAAGCAGTCAGGCGACCACTATTATCGCCGATGAGCCAACCACCGGTTTGGATGCCAAACTTCAGGTAGAGACATTGGTATTTATAAAAAGGATGCTGGACCAGCATAAAAGGTCGGCGGTTATTGTATCTCATAATCTTTATTCGGTGTCAAAATTTACTGATGTATGCTATGTCATGTATAGAGGCTTAACAGTAGAGAAGGGACCGACATCGAAAATCCTCAAACCGGCCGGGGATAACCATCCCTATACTCGGAAGCTGAGAGAGGGTGTTGAGAAAAACAGGCAGATTGGCCGAATTGTAACCGGTGAGATAACGGGCTGTCCCTTTTATCCCAACTGCGATTTGTATAAGAAAATGGCATCCTCCGAGCAAGCCAAGTGCAGAGAGGAATTGCCGCCGAAGATTAATATTGACAGCAATCATTTTATAAGGTGCTGGGCGTTTGATGAGTAA
- a CDS encoding ABC transporter substrate-binding protein produces the protein MKANIQILAAALILCLIAGSVMAQFGTEMVYYELNKPQRNLNPISANDLQVFRIDELIFDALYSWDPQGNIIPQMAQGLPKSIDDGKGALVMLKNNLKWPDSSEITVDDVILTFTKKYTEIDDTRRRLELIKSVNPGEAPNSIIFKFERKVAHPERLLANIFILPSKKLDTSKKFSYFCEHPMGAGPYGLDNISISRNSYYFIKNPNYSTIAAGRPLIDRVKLMYWWSKAAWIPNILDGVVDILPGMEFNPELSSKPRIISKPVNTNTVAMILINTNDPVLKNIDIRNGLQHIISRNDIYDKKYFGDSTLVLTGPYSPASHFFNYKVPSWVYSPEKAHSLFRKSGLLTVNNGKVMNKKDNKQWKLSLKTFITAAGERENLRDALEAVNSYLYSGGINSKIEYLPMEGYVRALEKGDFQLIYMEITFDDNFDIEPYFSSSAIRRNGGRNYGGYSNSKVDKAFAQLSKSSVPQEQQNIGKEIHQLLHDDPPALFLWNLLKWSYVRMELEDVNIMPFYFFSTIDQWKKKAE, from the coding sequence ATGAAAGCAAACATCCAAATTTTGGCGGCAGCATTAATACTTTGTTTGATAGCCGGTTCCGTTATGGCTCAATTTGGAACGGAGATGGTTTATTATGAATTGAACAAACCGCAGCGCAATCTCAATCCGATTTCGGCTAACGACCTTCAAGTTTTCAGGATTGACGAATTAATCTTTGATGCTCTTTACAGCTGGGACCCTCAAGGCAATATCATTCCTCAAATGGCTCAAGGCTTGCCGAAAAGCATAGACGATGGCAAGGGGGCGCTGGTGATGTTGAAAAACAATCTGAAGTGGCCGGATTCCTCTGAGATAACCGTTGATGATGTAATATTAACATTCACCAAAAAATACACTGAAATAGACGACACTCGCCGGCGTCTTGAACTTATCAAGTCGGTAAATCCCGGTGAGGCTCCAAACAGCATTATCTTTAAATTTGAACGGAAAGTTGCGCATCCCGAGCGGCTATTAGCTAATATTTTTATTCTTCCCAGCAAAAAGCTGGATACATCTAAAAAATTCAGCTATTTTTGCGAACATCCAATGGGGGCAGGACCATATGGACTGGATAATATATCGATATCGCGTAATTCTTACTACTTCATTAAAAATCCAAACTATAGCACTATTGCGGCTGGCCGTCCGTTGATAGACCGAGTAAAACTAATGTACTGGTGGAGCAAAGCGGCTTGGATTCCCAATATCTTAGACGGCGTGGTGGATATACTTCCGGGCATGGAATTTAATCCCGAGTTAAGCTCAAAACCCCGTATTATCAGCAAACCGGTTAACACCAACACAGTCGCTATGATTTTGATTAATACAAATGATCCGGTGTTGAAAAATATCGACATAAGAAATGGGCTTCAGCACATTATTTCGAGAAATGATATCTATGATAAGAAATATTTCGGTGATTCGACTCTCGTATTGACAGGACCGTATTCTCCCGCCAGTCATTTTTTCAATTATAAAGTTCCCTCATGGGTCTACAGCCCCGAAAAAGCGCATTCTCTTTTCAGGAAGTCCGGTTTGCTAACGGTGAATAACGGCAAGGTTATGAATAAAAAGGACAACAAGCAATGGAAGCTTTCGCTGAAAACATTCATAACCGCCGCCGGCGAACGTGAAAATCTCAGGGATGCCCTTGAGGCCGTTAATTCCTATTTATATAGCGGCGGCATCAATTCCAAAATCGAATACCTGCCTATGGAGGGCTACGTTCGAGCTTTGGAGAAAGGCGATTTTCAGTTGATTTATATGGAAATCACTTTTGACGATAATTTTGATATCGAGCCGTATTTCTCATCAAGTGCTATCCGTCGAAACGGCGGACGCAACTATGGCGGTTATTCCAATTCTAAAGTTGACAAAGCATTTGCGCAATTGAGTAAGTCATCGGTGCCCCAGGAACAGCAGAATATCGGCAAAGAGATTCACCAGCTTCTGCATGATGACCCGCCTGCCTTATTTCTCTGGAATCTGTTGAAGTGGAGTTATGTCAGGATGGAGCTTGAAGATGTCAATATTATGCCGTTTTACTTTTTCAGCACTATCGACCAGTGGAAGAAAAAAGCTGAATAG
- a CDS encoding ABC transporter permease subunit codes for MNNLLKKYFFILIKIAVVPAVVTIVVWLAFKFVGGEIIANYEGPGILSWLSRLYFNFDFGIAGGWALSNQPVAPYLWGAIATTGTITFIAIAVVIVISLFWSYIFWRYPFSIWSKSGSMVIRFFSSWPILIGAIILAVVSKGQAFSSILLPALALAFFDNNLNDFKDNLNDEIKNVLNSDYAAAVVGQGRNFFKNLSPEILWKILSFISSRLPALVSGIIILELYFNINGIYTFLKMFYETRDLNAILGITFLVSFLLAIWSSIFTVIHSLIDPRQR; via the coding sequence ATGAATAATCTGCTTAAGAAATACTTTTTCATACTAATTAAAATTGCGGTTGTGCCGGCGGTTGTTACTATTGTTGTATGGCTGGCTTTCAAATTTGTTGGCGGCGAAATTATTGCTAATTACGAAGGGCCAGGGATACTCAGTTGGCTTAGCCGCTTGTATTTCAATTTTGATTTTGGCATTGCCGGCGGCTGGGCTTTAAGCAATCAGCCGGTGGCGCCATATCTCTGGGGAGCTATCGCCACTACCGGGACAATAACATTTATTGCAATAGCGGTTGTCATTGTGATAAGTCTGTTTTGGTCATACATCTTTTGGAGGTATCCATTCAGCATTTGGTCTAAATCCGGCTCTATGGTCATTCGGTTTTTCTCAAGCTGGCCTATATTAATCGGGGCGATAATATTAGCGGTTGTGTCAAAAGGACAGGCATTTTCATCAATACTATTGCCGGCGTTGGCGCTGGCGTTTTTCGATAACAACCTGAACGATTTTAAGGACAACCTGAATGACGAGATAAAAAACGTCCTGAATTCTGATTATGCCGCCGCCGTAGTCGGGCAGGGTAGGAATTTTTTTAAAAACCTCAGCCCTGAGATATTATGGAAAATATTATCATTTATAAGTTCTCGATTGCCGGCATTGGTATCTGGGATAATTATCCTTGAGCTGTATTTTAATATAAACGGTATTTATACATTCCTAAAGATGTTTTATGAGACTCGCGACTTGAACGCCATTTTGGGGATTACTTTTTTGGTATCATTTCTGCTGGCAATTTGGAGTTCGATTTTTACGGTTATTCATTCGCTAATCGATCCCAGGCAAAGGTAA